The following is a genomic window from Paenibacillus antri.
GACAATGACAATTTTAGTAACGGGAGCAACGGGGAATGTCGGTCGTCATATCGTCAACCAACTTCTCGAGGCTGGCCAGCATGTGCGCGCGCTCACGCGCAACCCGTCTAGTGCAAAGCTACCCGAAGGGGTGGAGGTAGTGTATGGCGACCTTACTGAGCCCAAGACTCTTGCGCCTGCGCTGAACGGCGTTACTGGTATACACTTGATCACCTTCAATAGTGACGGGTACACCCCTCTGCAAACCGGACCTGAGATTGTTGAATTGGCTCGAAAGGCAGGGGTTCGGCGAGTCTCGGTGTTATGGAATGGCGAGAACGGACCCGTGGAGAGAGCCGTAGAAGCTAGTAGCCTCGAATGGACCTTACTCCAGCCTGTCGAGTTTATGTCCAATGCGCTTGGGTGGGCAGAGTCTATTCGCATGGAAGGTATTGTGCGGGAGCCATATGGTAACTCGCCCAGCGCTATGATTCACGTTGCCGACATCGCTGACGTAGCGGTAGCCGCATTAATCGGTGAAGGTCACGCCGGAAAAACCTACACGCTGACTGGCCCTGAAGTACTGACAGTGTTCGATAAGGTTCGGATTATCGGTGCAATGATCGGCAGGGATATCCAGTTTATCGAGCTCAGCGAAGATCAGGCACGCGAACGTATGAGGGAGCAGGGGGCGCCAGAGGACGCCATCGATTTCGTCCTAGGATGGTATGCCAACCCTCCAAAATCTGCTTATACAGTGGCTCCGACCGTCGAGCAGGTCACTGGTCGCCCGGCGCGAACCTTCGCCCAATGGGTCTCTGAACACGTACATTATTATAAATAACATAATTGGGGCGCACCGGTAGGGGAAGGAGCATAAATGACGGACTTTGATTGACGTTCGGGAAATCCATGAATATAAGAGCGGCCATAGGGAGGAAGCATTCGTTCAGCCCTTTGATAGCGCTGTAAGAAAGTTGTAAGCTCCTGCAGTTACCATAGGATCAACATAATATTCCATGAAATGGAGGAGTGTTGGTCTATGGCGTACGGCATTTTGTTATTCATCCACATACTCGGTGCGGTGATGGGCCTCGGGGCGGCGTTCGGGTTCCCGATCGTCGCGAAGAGCGCGAAGACCGTATCGCAAGCGAAGCACACGCTGGAGCTGCTGAGGAAGCTCGAAATTCTCCCGAAGGTTGGAAGCATAACGCTGCTCGTCACGGGCTTAATTCTGGGGATCATAGAGCCTTCCTTGTTCAGGACGGGATGGTATATCGCTTCGATCGTGCTGTACGTCGCGGCCCAAGTCGTCGTTATCGGCTTCTTGCCGAAGAAGATGAAGGAACAAGCCGACATCCTCGCCAATCACGAGGGAGAAGTGCTGCCGAATGCATATCTTGCCGTCGGCAAGCAGGCGGGGCGGCTCGAAAGCATAACGCACGTGATCGCCTTCCTGCTCATCGGACTGATGTATTTCAAGCCGTTCTAACCTGCGGACGAGCC
Proteins encoded in this region:
- a CDS encoding NAD(P)H-binding protein, with protein sequence MTILVTGATGNVGRHIVNQLLEAGQHVRALTRNPSSAKLPEGVEVVYGDLTEPKTLAPALNGVTGIHLITFNSDGYTPLQTGPEIVELARKAGVRRVSVLWNGENGPVERAVEASSLEWTLLQPVEFMSNALGWAESIRMEGIVREPYGNSPSAMIHVADIADVAVAALIGEGHAGKTYTLTGPEVLTVFDKVRIIGAMIGRDIQFIELSEDQARERMREQGAPEDAIDFVLGWYANPPKSAYTVAPTVEQVTGRPARTFAQWVSEHVHYYK
- a CDS encoding DUF2269 family protein; this encodes MAYGILLFIHILGAVMGLGAAFGFPIVAKSAKTVSQAKHTLELLRKLEILPKVGSITLLVTGLILGIIEPSLFRTGWYIASIVLYVAAQVVVIGFLPKKMKEQADILANHEGEVLPNAYLAVGKQAGRLESITHVIAFLLIGLMYFKPF